A section of the Leptotrichia sp. HSP-342 genome encodes:
- a CDS encoding sel1 repeat family protein — MKRKIMFVIVILAIGMMSVSCFKKKKDEKKDNQQVQQQTKDINTDIFNLGGQAQGNPEIRNLTPEEQQNLIDNQIDPLKVSEALIKAENGDKEAIMSLAQLYYNLKNNEKVKQILQYGVNRNYPEAIYNLAVILKQEGNNEEANKLIAKLPKTAATHEGRQQMQMRQIKMRPGAEAYNRGVDLIKAKRYSEAKAEFEKAYNAGIKEADIRVALLNKQLKNNSEAVRWFQKAANRGVKEANIEIGAILYDGGKQSESRPYLLKAYNAGNKAMAMPIALSYHKQNNMAEALKWYKIAAKNGDKNAAATVERIEKGGVINEKKSNEKQAKAFLGNGNSSQSLTESTLSNVKSKSKAEEATKNETKSEKQQTQTPKPNNKSSNSSIDDIMKKKAMEYK; from the coding sequence ATGAAAAGAAAAATAATGTTTGTAATAGTAATTTTAGCTATTGGAATGATGTCAGTTTCTTGCTTTAAAAAGAAAAAGGATGAAAAGAAGGATAATCAACAGGTGCAACAGCAAACAAAGGATATTAATACAGATATTTTTAATCTTGGAGGACAGGCGCAGGGGAATCCTGAGATAAGAAACTTGACTCCTGAAGAGCAGCAGAACTTGATTGATAATCAGATTGACCCTTTAAAAGTTTCAGAAGCGTTAATAAAAGCTGAAAATGGGGATAAAGAAGCAATAATGTCCCTTGCTCAACTTTACTACAACTTGAAAAATAATGAGAAAGTAAAACAAATTCTTCAGTATGGGGTAAACAGAAATTATCCTGAAGCAATTTATAACCTTGCAGTGATATTAAAGCAGGAAGGAAATAATGAAGAGGCTAATAAATTAATCGCAAAACTTCCAAAAACAGCAGCTACACATGAAGGAAGACAACAGATGCAGATGAGACAAATAAAAATGCGTCCAGGAGCAGAAGCATATAATAGAGGAGTTGATTTAATAAAAGCGAAAAGATATAGTGAAGCCAAAGCCGAGTTCGAAAAGGCATATAATGCTGGAATTAAGGAAGCTGATATAAGGGTTGCACTTTTGAATAAGCAGTTAAAAAATAATTCTGAGGCTGTAAGATGGTTTCAAAAAGCTGCAAATCGTGGTGTGAAGGAAGCAAATATTGAAATAGGAGCAATACTGTATGATGGAGGAAAACAGTCTGAATCACGGCCATATCTATTGAAAGCCTATAATGCAGGAAATAAAGCAATGGCTATGCCAATCGCATTGTCATACCATAAGCAAAACAATATGGCAGAAGCTCTTAAATGGTATAAAATAGCTGCTAAGAATGGAGATAAAAATGCCGCTGCTACAGTTGAAAGAATTGAGAAAGGCGGAGTAATTAATGAAAAAAAATCAAACGAAAAACAAGCAAAGGCTTTCCTTGGAAATGGAAATTCTTCTCAAAGCCTTACAGAAAGTACTCTTAGCAATGTAAAGAGTAAGAGTAAAGCTGAAGAGGCTACGAAAAATGAGACTAAATCGGAAAAACAACAGACACAAACTCCAAAACCTAATAATAAATCTTCAAATTCAAGTATAGATGATATTATGAAGAAAAAAGCGATGGAGTACAAATAA
- a CDS encoding ClbS/DfsB family four-helix bundle protein, with protein sequence MQGYSSKKELIDEINKRAILFINEFSEITDENKDTFIDEVDKSPAQMIAYQLGWINLILLWEEKNKNDETVITPSENYKWNNLGKLYQSFYKKYENYSIKKLIAEFNITVKKITDLIEIYTEKELFEQNQRQWASSTPSNWPIWKWIHINTVAPFKTFRTKIRKWKKLKI encoded by the coding sequence ATGCAAGGATATTCAAGTAAAAAAGAATTGATAGATGAAATAAATAAACGAGCTATATTATTTATTAATGAATTTTCAGAAATTACTGATGAAAATAAAGATACTTTTATAGATGAAGTTGACAAAAGTCCTGCTCAGATGATTGCTTACCAGCTGGGATGGATAAATTTAATACTTTTATGGGAAGAAAAAAATAAAAATGATGAAACAGTTATTACTCCTTCAGAAAATTACAAATGGAATAATTTAGGTAAGCTTTATCAATCATTTTATAAAAAGTATGAAAATTATTCAATAAAAAAATTAATTGCGGAATTTAATATAACCGTAAAAAAAATAACTGATTTAATTGAAATTTACACAGAAAAGGAGTTATTTGAGCAAAATCAACGACAATGGGCTTCTTCCACACCAAGCAACTGGCCAATCTGGAAATGGATTCATATAAATACAGTCGCTCCTTTTAAAACTTTCAGGACAAAAATAAGAAAATGGAAAAAATTAAAAATTTGA
- the metK gene encoding methionine adenosyltransferase, protein MAKKIYFTSEFVSPGHPDKICDQISDSILDACLTDDENSRVACETFATTGLVVVGGEITTKTYVDVQKIVRDKIYEIGYRPGMGFDSDCGVLNTIHSQSPDISMGVDTGGAGDQGIMFGGAVNETEELMPLALVLSRGIIQRLTEITRNGTLAWARPDAKAQVTLAYDENGKLLNVDTVVLSVQHNEDVTNAQIEKDLKELVIKPVLEKYNLNIENVRKFHINPTGRFVIGGPHGDSGLTGRKIIIDTYGGYFRHGGGAFSGKDPSKVDRSAAYAARWIAKNIVAAGFATKCEVQLSYAIGVVEPVSIRVETFGTGTVEETRIEEAVAKLFDLTPNGIQKSLNLRKPSFRYQDLAAFGHIGRTDIDLPWEKLDKVEGLKQELGK, encoded by the coding sequence ATGGCTAAAAAAATTTACTTTACATCGGAATTCGTATCACCGGGACATCCAGATAAAATCTGTGATCAGATTTCAGATTCAATATTAGATGCTTGCTTAACAGATGATGAAAATTCAAGAGTGGCTTGTGAGACATTTGCAACTACTGGGCTTGTAGTAGTTGGGGGGGAAATTACGACTAAGACTTATGTGGATGTGCAGAAGATTGTTAGAGATAAAATTTATGAAATCGGATATCGTCCAGGAATGGGATTTGACTCTGACTGTGGTGTGTTAAATACTATTCATTCACAGTCGCCTGACATTTCGATGGGAGTAGATACAGGTGGAGCTGGAGATCAGGGGATTATGTTTGGAGGAGCGGTTAATGAAACTGAAGAATTAATGCCTTTGGCACTTGTATTATCACGTGGAATTATTCAAAGATTAACTGAGATTACTAGAAATGGTACACTTGCCTGGGCAAGACCAGATGCAAAGGCACAAGTTACGTTAGCTTATGATGAAAATGGAAAATTGTTAAATGTTGATACAGTTGTATTATCAGTACAGCATAACGAAGATGTTACAAATGCACAAATTGAAAAGGATTTGAAAGAACTTGTTATAAAACCTGTGTTAGAAAAATATAATTTGAATATTGAAAATGTAAGAAAATTCCATATTAATCCAACTGGAAGATTTGTAATTGGAGGGCCTCACGGAGATTCTGGACTTACTGGAAGAAAAATTATAATTGATACTTATGGTGGATACTTTAGACATGGTGGAGGAGCATTTTCTGGAAAAGATCCATCGAAAGTTGACAGATCGGCAGCCTATGCGGCAAGATGGATTGCCAAAAATATTGTTGCAGCAGGTTTTGCTACAAAATGTGAAGTTCAGCTATCTTATGCGATAGGTGTTGTTGAACCTGTATCAATTCGTGTAGAAACATTTGGAACTGGAACAGTTGAAGAAACAAGAATCGAAGAGGCTGTTGCAAAATTATTTGACTTAACACCAAATGGAATCCAAAAATCATTAAATTTAAGAAAACCATCATTTAGATACCAAGATTTAGCAGCATTTGGACATATTGGAAGAACTGATATTGATTTACCTTGGGAAAAGCTGGATAAAGTTGAAGGATTGAAACAAGAATTGGGAAAATAA
- a CDS encoding DJ-1/PfpI family protein: protein MKKIVFLILDEFADWETAFLASALNEKNITQNYSVSYASTDKDIKISMGNLKMIPDMTLEEITEDNTDGLILIGGKTWRNQSFETNYTIIELVKKFKNNPNKVVGAICDAAYFLATNGLLNDCKHTVNNLAEIKDNENYTNSENFVKAESVIDGKTVTARGDSPVHFAKNVMKALGDIHEKNINFFFDMYTIGFEKAFEKYSDE, encoded by the coding sequence ATGAAAAAAATAGTTTTTTTAATTTTAGATGAATTTGCAGACTGGGAAACTGCATTTCTAGCTTCGGCATTAAATGAAAAAAATATAACTCAAAATTATTCAGTCAGTTATGCTTCAACCGATAAGGATATTAAAATATCAATGGGTAATTTAAAAATGATACCTGATATGACATTAGAAGAAATCACAGAAGACAATACTGATGGATTGATTTTAATTGGAGGAAAAACTTGGAGAAATCAGAGTTTTGAAACAAACTACACAATTATTGAACTTGTTAAAAAATTTAAGAATAATCCAAATAAAGTTGTGGGAGCAATTTGTGATGCCGCTTATTTCCTTGCAACTAATGGTCTTCTAAATGATTGCAAACATACTGTAAACAATCTTGCAGAAATAAAGGATAATGAAAATTATACAAATTCTGAAAATTTTGTGAAAGCAGAATCAGTAATCGATGGAAAGACGGTAACTGCAAGAGGTGACAGTCCTGTTCATTTTGCAAAAAATGTGATGAAAGCGTTAGGCGATATTCATGAAAAAAATATAAATTTCTTTTTTGATATGTATACAATTGGATTTGAAAAGGCTTTTGAAAAATATTCCGATGAATAA